The proteins below come from a single Streptococcus hyointestinalis genomic window:
- the holA gene encoding DNA polymerase III subunit delta: MIAIEEIEKLSTANLAPITVLAGDDLGQYTEIKQKLFEQIGFDKSDLTYSYFDLSEDSYQEAEMDLESLPFLSDYKVVIFDNLLDITTNKKSYLEDSSLKRFEAYLENPVDTTRLIICAPGKLDGKRRLVKLLKRDGKVIEASTPKEAELKTYFQKYAHKLGLRFDKGAFEDLLIKSNYDYSAIQKNLAFLTSYKKAGLINSSDIAEAIPKTLQDNIFDLTHLVILGRVDDSFELVRDLRLQGEDDIKLIAVMLGQFRTFLQVKILSEQGKNESQITSELSYYLGRKVNPYQVRYALRDVRTLSTAFLAFALKCLIETDAAIKSGLADKDYLFDKALLQLITYKA; encoded by the coding sequence ATGATTGCAATTGAAGAAATAGAGAAGCTGTCTACGGCAAATCTCGCTCCTATCACCGTTCTAGCTGGTGATGATTTAGGGCAGTACACCGAGATAAAGCAAAAACTGTTTGAGCAGATTGGTTTTGATAAGAGTGATTTGACTTATTCGTATTTTGATTTGTCCGAGGATAGCTACCAAGAGGCGGAGATGGATCTTGAGAGTCTGCCTTTTTTGTCCGACTACAAGGTTGTTATTTTTGATAATCTCCTTGACATTACAACAAATAAAAAAAGCTATCTTGAGGATAGCTCTCTAAAGCGCTTTGAAGCTTATCTTGAAAATCCTGTAGACACCACACGTCTCATCATCTGTGCACCAGGAAAGCTTGATGGCAAGCGCCGTTTGGTCAAATTGCTCAAACGTGACGGCAAGGTCATTGAAGCTAGCACGCCAAAAGAAGCAGAGCTTAAAACCTATTTTCAAAAATACGCTCACAAACTGGGTCTTCGCTTTGATAAAGGAGCGTTTGAGGACTTGCTCATCAAGTCAAACTATGACTACAGCGCTATTCAAAAAAATCTGGCTTTTTTGACCTCCTATAAAAAGGCAGGTCTTATCAACTCTAGCGACATCGCAGAAGCGATTCCTAAGACGCTTCAAGACAATATCTTTGATTTGACCCATCTGGTTATCCTAGGGCGTGTGGATGATAGTTTTGAGCTGGTGCGTGATTTGCGCCTGCAAGGTGAGGATGACATCAAGCTCATTGCTGTTATGCTAGGGCAATTTAGGACCTTCTTACAGGTCAAAATCCTGTCTGAACAAGGTAAAAATGAAAGCCAAATAACAAGTGAGCTGTCCTATTATCTCGGACGCAAGGTCAATCCTTACCAAGTACGCTATGCTTTGCGTGATGTTAGAACCTTATCAACTGCTTTTTTAGCATTTGCTCTCAAGTGTTTGATTGAAACGGATGCAGCGATTAAGAG